A stretch of the Leptospira bandrabouensis genome encodes the following:
- a CDS encoding RNA polymerase sigma factor, with the protein MPEFDFETVVKETKHLVLKTVGDTLIDRFDDSTEDVVQEVYFRVFKSLEKGGFDGRSKISTWIYTIARNEALRMNEKRLREEEKAKRYLVKNKVQLSGVRKEASFERDEWIESMLMQIPEVYRQTLRLYLAGKTMEEIAKELEVRQGTVKSRLFRTKEWIRKHIPGGRNEFQES; encoded by the coding sequence ATGCCAGAATTTGACTTCGAAACAGTAGTCAAAGAAACCAAACATTTGGTTTTAAAAACGGTCGGTGATACCCTCATCGATCGTTTTGATGATTCTACAGAAGATGTAGTGCAGGAAGTATACTTCCGTGTTTTTAAATCATTGGAAAAAGGTGGTTTTGATGGTAGATCCAAAATCTCTACTTGGATTTACACCATCGCTCGCAATGAAGCACTTCGCATGAATGAAAAACGATTACGAGAAGAAGAGAAGGCAAAAAGGTATTTGGTCAAAAACAAAGTCCAATTGTCTGGGGTAAGGAAAGAAGCTTCATTTGAAAGAGATGAATGGATTGAGTCTATGCTTATGCAAATCCCTGAAGTATATCGCCAAACATTACGTCTATATTTGGCTGGTAAAACCATGGAAGAAATTGCGAAAGAACTGGAAGTGAGACAAGGAACTGTAAAATCTCGATTGTTTCGAACCAAAGAATGGATCCGTAAACATATACCTGGAGGTAGAAATGAATTCCAAGAATCCTAA
- a CDS encoding lytic transglycosylase domain-containing protein, which produces MRLSDIPSVSSVLNRMESLSKLSENPKSLVSFPDVLEREWNRSHPEIQLKGLNPKEKADGISLPFPEEVGFKSNTSLQPDTKTKPNDILGTIESIAKSQGMDPNLVKAMVKAESGFKPNAVSPKGAMGLMQLMPETAESLGVNDPFDPEDNIGGGVKFLKGLMKEFKDPEKAIAAYNAGPGAVKRYKGIPPYEETQKYVNKVKRYYKDFSS; this is translated from the coding sequence GTGAGACTTTCTGATATTCCTTCTGTATCATCTGTGTTAAACCGAATGGAATCCCTTTCCAAACTGTCAGAAAATCCCAAATCCCTTGTCTCCTTTCCCGATGTCCTAGAAAGAGAATGGAACCGTTCCCATCCGGAAATCCAACTAAAAGGATTGAATCCCAAGGAAAAAGCCGATGGAATTTCTCTCCCCTTCCCCGAAGAAGTTGGATTCAAATCCAATACCTCTCTCCAGCCGGATACGAAAACCAAACCAAATGATATCTTAGGAACCATTGAATCCATTGCCAAATCCCAAGGAATGGACCCTAACTTAGTCAAGGCGATGGTGAAAGCCGAATCAGGATTCAAACCCAATGCGGTGTCTCCGAAAGGCGCAATGGGTCTTATGCAACTCATGCCAGAAACCGCTGAATCACTGGGAGTGAATGATCCATTTGATCCTGAAGACAATATAGGCGGTGGAGTGAAATTTTTAAAAGGTCTTATGAAGGAATTCAAAGATCCAGAAAAAGCAATTGCCGCTTATAATGCGGGCCCTGGGGCTGTGAAACGTTACAAAGGGATTCCTCCTTACGAAGAAACTCAAAAGTACGTAAACAAAGTGAAACGATATTATAAAGACTTTAGTTCCTAA
- a CDS encoding sulfite exporter TauE/SafE family protein, protein MDQLANLSFFGSIFVYGFISSFHCVVMCGPFVSLLQTEKGKQIPIYLYHSGRLISYSFLGMVLGFLGKGANALGDLTAVRGVAGVLTFLFLIVFTIRTYSTKSTSSFGYLPQGIRKFIETIRSRFSKNGLGFGIGMVSALLPCGVLYPAYAASFATGSLLNGGFVMLFFYMGTVPALTGLGWIVGKWRHKIPTKWIPAFGTIVILTSLGFLLYRLFFHSHGESCDHLL, encoded by the coding sequence ATGGACCAACTAGCAAATCTTAGTTTTTTTGGCTCCATTTTTGTTTATGGATTTATTAGCAGTTTCCATTGTGTAGTGATGTGTGGTCCCTTTGTTTCGTTATTACAAACGGAAAAGGGAAAACAAATCCCCATTTACCTCTATCACTCAGGAAGACTCATATCCTATTCATTTCTTGGTATGGTATTAGGATTTCTTGGGAAAGGTGCCAATGCTCTCGGTGATTTAACGGCGGTTCGTGGGGTCGCAGGGGTTCTCACTTTTTTATTTTTAATAGTCTTTACCATCCGCACCTATTCCACAAAATCAACTTCTTCCTTTGGATATTTACCACAAGGAATACGTAAGTTTATAGAAACCATTCGTTCCCGGTTTAGTAAAAATGGCCTTGGTTTTGGAATTGGGATGGTGAGTGCCCTTCTCCCTTGCGGGGTATTGTATCCAGCGTATGCCGCTTCCTTTGCTACAGGTTCACTTCTAAACGGTGGATTTGTGATGTTATTCTTTTATATGGGAACGGTTCCCGCATTAACTGGCCTTGGATGGATCGTTGGGAAATGGAGACACAAAATTCCAACTAAGTGGATCCCTGCTTTTGGGACTATTGTGATTTTAACTTCTCTTGGCTTTTTACTCTATCGATTATTCTTCCACTCTCACGGAGAATCCTGCGACCACCTTCTATAA
- a CDS encoding SH3 domain-containing protein gives MLKYSFVFLSFLVPAVLLPCEPFAAKTLTPIDHSTKDKSFNEFKIKFLKILKSKDRKALEEVIDKDIHFSFGGEAGKKDFLKTFQLTEKPSSSNFWELMEETIKLGFRQNSEGQMVAPYFFETFPGDYDPFTHYLVIGKNVNVREDATKDSKSITQLSYQIVRAEADDLDGRRLEKESNCNWKKICTPQGKPGYVCDRFLRSPLDYRAFFEKKKNNWYLTIFIVGD, from the coding sequence ATGCTAAAATACAGTTTCGTTTTCTTGTCCTTTCTAGTTCCTGCTGTGCTTCTACCCTGTGAACCTTTTGCAGCCAAAACACTAACACCTATTGATCATTCAACGAAGGATAAAAGTTTTAATGAATTTAAAATAAAATTTTTAAAAATTCTAAAATCAAAAGATAGAAAAGCTTTGGAAGAGGTAATCGACAAAGACATCCATTTTTCTTTTGGTGGAGAAGCTGGGAAAAAAGATTTTTTAAAAACCTTCCAACTAACAGAAAAACCATCCTCTTCCAATTTTTGGGAACTTATGGAAGAAACTATCAAGTTAGGGTTTCGGCAAAATAGTGAAGGCCAAATGGTAGCTCCTTATTTTTTTGAAACTTTCCCTGGTGACTACGACCCCTTCACTCATTATTTGGTGATTGGCAAAAATGTAAATGTAAGAGAAGATGCTACTAAAGATTCAAAGTCAATTACACAACTCAGTTACCAAATTGTAAGAGCAGAAGCTGATGATTTGGATGGAAGACGACTCGAAAAAGAAAGTAATTGTAACTGGAAAAAAATATGTACACCGCAAGGCAAACCAGGTTATGTATGCGATCGGTTTTTACGTAGTCCTCTAGACTACAGAGCTTTTTTTGAAAAAAAGAAAAACAACTGGTATCTAACGATATTTATCGTTGGCGATTGA
- a CDS encoding TIGR04452 family lipoprotein — translation MLKKILFVALAFSLTNCLVLNPVGATIDREKGTEVASKITDAAIQTDLINSTILVGRPFISIYSLVAADIAKIESDKYYIKADVDQCISDIKGFKGFVFGSAIANILSCQDLKTDGYLTGEPFPSF, via the coding sequence ATGTTAAAAAAAATTCTGTTTGTTGCTTTAGCGTTTTCGCTAACCAATTGTCTTGTCTTAAATCCAGTGGGAGCAACGATCGATCGTGAGAAAGGTACCGAAGTTGCGTCCAAAATTACCGATGCAGCAATCCAGACAGACCTAATCAATTCAACTATTTTGGTCGGTCGGCCTTTTATCTCAATTTACAGTTTAGTAGCAGCAGATATCGCTAAAATTGAATCTGATAAATATTATATTAAAGCTGATGTGGACCAGTGTATTTCTGATATCAAAGGATTTAAGGGTTTTGTTTTTGGTTCAGCGATTGCAAATATCCTTTCTTGCCAAGACTTAAAAACAGATGGATACTTAACGGGAGAACCATTTCCTAGTTTTTAA
- a CDS encoding Spy/CpxP family protein refolding chaperone, with translation MISLKQVLKITTTVGLVSVMAFAFGNCRGHKDFEKRIEWVASKLTSKLDLDDTQKAKLESIKAELIAKHKEMKPKHESWAKEMATQIRSEKIDTKLLDKMSIERETRHQEMRKFFQSKLVEFHAVLKPEQREKFADLVERFASRHQPPEE, from the coding sequence ATGATCTCTCTCAAACAAGTTTTAAAAATCACAACAACAGTCGGTCTTGTATCGGTGATGGCTTTTGCTTTTGGAAATTGCCGTGGACACAAAGATTTTGAAAAAAGAATCGAGTGGGTAGCTTCAAAACTCACATCAAAACTAGATTTAGATGATACACAAAAAGCAAAGTTAGAGTCTATCAAAGCGGAACTCATTGCCAAACACAAGGAAATGAAACCGAAACACGAATCTTGGGCCAAAGAAATGGCAACACAGATTCGATCTGAGAAGATTGACACTAAGTTGTTAGATAAAATGAGTATCGAAAGAGAAACTCGCCACCAAGAAATGCGTAAGTTTTTTCAGTCAAAACTCGTTGAATTCCATGCAGTACTCAAGCCAGAACAAAGGGAGAAGTTTGCTGATTTAGTGGAGCGTTTCGCAAGTCGTCACCAACCACCGGAAGAGTGA
- a CDS encoding aspartate ammonia-lyase, with product MTKLTRREHDLLGERDLPANVYWGIHTLRALENYPITGKTIGTYPDLVRALAYIKKASAKANWQLGQLSEEKTKMISDACDRILKGEFHSEFVVDVIQGGAGTSTNMNANEVITNIALEMFGFPKGDYSHLHPLNDVNMSQSTNDVYPTSIKVAAVFAIKGLLNAMGELQLAFRKKSEEFKDILKIGRTQLQDAVPMTLGQEFSTYDVMLGEDISRLKEATSLIGEINLGATAIGTGINTDIRYSKIVTEILANDTGLSLVAAPNLIEATQDTGAFVQLSGILKRIATKLSKICNDLRLLSSGPQGGFNEINLPAKAAGSSIMPGKVNPVIPEVVNQIAYEVIGNDITITMAAEAGQLQLNAFEPIIAHSLFKSIEHLTAGCKTLEINCISGITANRELLESRAKTSAGLATALNPYIGYENATLVAKKALSENRSVESIVLELGLLEEKKLKEILRPEILTSPHTL from the coding sequence ATGACAAAACTAACACGCAGAGAACACGACCTTTTGGGAGAACGAGACCTTCCCGCAAATGTTTACTGGGGAATCCATACCCTAAGGGCTTTGGAAAATTATCCCATTACTGGGAAAACCATTGGGACCTACCCCGATTTAGTGAGAGCCCTTGCCTATATCAAAAAAGCTTCTGCCAAAGCCAATTGGCAACTAGGCCAACTTTCAGAGGAAAAAACAAAAATGATCTCTGATGCTTGTGATCGAATTTTGAAAGGAGAATTTCATTCCGAATTTGTCGTAGATGTCATCCAAGGGGGAGCAGGAACTTCCACCAATATGAATGCCAATGAGGTGATCACAAACATTGCACTAGAAATGTTTGGATTTCCCAAGGGAGACTACTCCCACTTACACCCGTTGAATGATGTAAACATGTCCCAAAGTACTAATGATGTTTATCCCACATCGATTAAAGTGGCCGCAGTATTTGCCATCAAAGGTTTACTCAATGCAATGGGCGAACTCCAATTGGCTTTTCGCAAAAAATCAGAAGAGTTTAAAGATATTTTAAAAATTGGCAGGACTCAATTACAAGATGCAGTCCCTATGACTCTTGGTCAAGAATTTTCAACGTATGATGTTATGTTAGGTGAGGATATTAGCCGATTAAAAGAAGCAACTTCCCTTATCGGTGAAATCAATTTGGGTGCCACTGCCATTGGAACAGGGATCAATACAGATATTCGTTATTCAAAAATTGTAACAGAAATTTTAGCAAATGATACGGGACTCAGTTTGGTGGCGGCTCCAAATTTAATCGAAGCCACTCAGGACACAGGAGCTTTTGTTCAGTTGTCCGGAATACTCAAACGTATTGCGACAAAGTTATCAAAAATATGTAATGATTTACGGCTTCTTTCCAGTGGACCCCAAGGTGGATTTAATGAAATCAACTTACCTGCCAAAGCGGCTGGTTCTTCCATTATGCCAGGCAAAGTAAATCCTGTGATTCCCGAAGTGGTCAACCAAATTGCTTATGAAGTGATTGGAAATGACATCACCATCACGATGGCCGCAGAAGCAGGTCAACTCCAGTTAAATGCTTTTGAACCTATCATTGCCCATAGTCTTTTTAAAAGTATTGAACATTTAACTGCTGGTTGTAAAACATTAGAAATCAATTGTATTAGTGGGATCACTGCCAACCGTGAGTTGTTAGAATCGAGGGCTAAAACTTCTGCGGGTCTTGCAACCGCACTCAATCCTTACATCGGATATGAAAATGCAACCCTTGTCGCAAAGAAGGCACTTTCCGAGAACCGCTCCGTCGAATCGATTGTTTTGGAACTCGGATTATTGGAAGAAAAAAAATTAAAAGAAATCCTGAGACCTGAGATTCTCACATCACCGCATACACTTTAA
- a CDS encoding response regulator, which yields MKHLNMVYLVEDDVITTFLIKTLMKKFSFADEIEGFQNGEDALNALLASSNDPDMLFLDLNMPVMDGWEFLKAISKHPKYAKLPIYILTSSIDPTDKARSTEFPNVKGYLVKPLSLKDLQSINPEVG from the coding sequence ATGAAACATTTAAATATGGTTTACCTAGTGGAAGATGATGTGATTACCACATTTCTTATCAAAACTTTGATGAAAAAGTTTTCCTTTGCCGATGAAATCGAGGGATTCCAAAATGGGGAGGATGCTCTGAATGCACTCCTCGCAAGTTCCAATGATCCAGATATGTTATTTTTAGATTTGAATATGCCTGTGATGGATGGTTGGGAATTCTTAAAAGCAATTAGCAAACATCCAAAATACGCAAAACTGCCCATCTATATTTTGACCTCCTCTATCGACCCCACAGACAAAGCTCGTTCCACTGAATTCCCAAATGTCAAAGGGTATCTTGTCAAACCACTCTCCCTCAAAGATTTGCAGTCCATTAACCCAGAAGTCGGCTAA
- a CDS encoding cbb3-type cytochrome oxidase assembly protein, producing MEALYLTIPMAMCIAAFFLYVFITAFRKGQFEDIESPKYRMFFEEEYPQENQSKPNSTDGPTSKS from the coding sequence ATGGAAGCCCTCTACTTAACAATACCTATGGCAATGTGTATTGCCGCCTTCTTTCTTTATGTCTTTATCACAGCCTTTCGAAAAGGTCAGTTCGAAGACATTGAATCACCTAAATATAGAATGTTCTTTGAGGAAGAATACCCTCAAGAGAACCAATCTAAACCAAATTCAACTGATGGACCAACTAGCAAATCTTAG